One part of the Esox lucius isolate fEsoLuc1 chromosome 10, fEsoLuc1.pri, whole genome shotgun sequence genome encodes these proteins:
- the LOC105028046 gene encoding zinc fingers and homeoboxes protein 1: MASRRKSTTPCMVAPVEIVDSDPDMEVVTEGDEEAEGGAADCSVENITESKSSEDDTQAIDHFIKNMDSSMAEGGYECKYCSFQTSQLNMFTLHVDTEHPNIVLNSSYVCVECDFHTKRYDALLEHNARHHPGEDNFTRTMVKRNNQTIFEQRVNDLTFDGGFVKVEEDEDTSCKGIALSKTPIMKLKSKADAKKFAGSLKMADLNVIKVESDVEDETEVAPPPGTPTVVAVSTPMTVQPIQQSIMVNSPSMLQIKTTNSNTMLPPGTLAQVLSALQNQQASQTQLLIPVSSIPTYNGAMDNNVLLVSAYNRFPYPSVSEIMGLAAQTKFTEEQIKVWFSAQRLKHGVSWTPEEVEEARRKKFNGSVQQVPQTITVIPANFATAANGLQSIFQTCQIVGQPGMVLTQVGGGGNAVPVASPITLTVAGVTNPRTSASKVPDPSTSDTASPLSPDPLGARPKKSKEQLAELKASYLRRQFATEAEISRLMKVTNLTKRAIKKWFSDTRYNQRNSKDHHGVALNDIAVSANSNEGSSAIVIDSSDEAGDSSPTTQGPIYDPRIKFRHAFPDFTPQKFKEKTPEQLLLLEASYQKSDKPSDEELSRLRMETKLTRREVDAWFSERRKMPADLKDGTEEAKGDRVKGPSSGQEPQTLPSGRKIMKKTPEQLHILKSAFVRTQWPSAEEYDKMAEESGLPRTYIVNWFGDTRYACKNSNLKWYYLYQSGKGDVTMNGGGLKKKPRKRFRGWSRRTRRPYPCKQTPPAIKVKTGKDILKEHYLKNNVLNEKDLDELVAKSSMSYEQVRDWFAEISRREENGLDPFSDVEKQTHVEGEGEMEVKEQGGDVANEEHKDNEDNSDEDENNNNNKDEDEINDSETREEPQCINQSQPEAEEQ; this comes from the coding sequence ATGGCGAGCAGAAGAAAATCCACAACGCCTTGCATGGTGGCTCCTGTTGAAATAGTAGATTCAGACCCTGACATGGAGGTTGTTacagagggagatgaagaggcTGAAGGGGGGGCTGCTGACTGCTCAGTGGAAAACATAACTGAAAGCAAATCTAGCGAAGACGACACACAGGCCATCGACCACTTTATTAAAAACATGGACTCGAGTATGGCAGAAGGAGGTTATGAGTGCAAGTACTGCAGCTTTCAGACCTCTCAGCTCAATATGTTTACCTTGCATGTGGACACTGAGCACCCGAATATAGTTTTGAACTCATCCTACGTGTGTGTCGAATGTGATTTTCACACCAAGAGGTATGACGCATTGTTGGAGCATAATGCACGCCACCACCCTGGAGAAGACAATTTTACCAGGACTATGGTGAAGCGCAACAATCAAACCATCTTTGAGCAGAGAGTCAACGACTTGACATTTGACGGCGGTTTTGTTAAGGTtgaggaggatgaggacacCTCCTGTAAAGGCATTGCCCTAAGCAAGACGCCCATCATGAAGCTCAAGAGTAAAGCTGATGCCAAGAAATTCGCAGGGTCACTCAAAATGGCCGACCTGAATGTCATCAAGGTGGAGAGCGATGTGGAAGATGAGACAGAGGTGGCCCCGCCTCCTGGCACTCCCACAGTAGTGGCTGTGTCAACCCCTATGACTGTTCAGCCCATTCAGCAGAGCATAATGGTCAACAGCCCAAGCATGCTTCAGATAAAAACGACAAACTCCAACACCATGCTCCCTCCAGGGACGCTGGCTCAAGTCCTCTCTGCTTTGCAAAATCAGCAGGCCTCCCAGACCCAGCTCCTTATCCCGGTCAGTAGTATTCCTACATATAATGGGGCCATGGACAATAATGTCCTACTGGTAAGTGCCTACAACAGGTTCCCTTACCCTTCTGTTTCGGAGATAATGGGGCTAGCAGCCCAAACCAAGTTCACAGAAGAGCAGATAAAGGTGTGGTTCTCTGCCCAGCGGCTGAAACATGGTGTTAGCTGGACtccagaggaggtggaggaggccaGGAGGAAGAAGTTCAATGGCTCAGTTCAACAGGTACCACAGACCATCACTGTCATACCAGCAAATTTTGCCACGGCAGCCAATGGACTGCAGTCCATCTTTCAGACCTGTCAGATTGTAGGGCAGCCAGGGATGGTTTTGACTCAGGTAGGGGGTGGTGGCAATGCTGTCCCTGTGGCCTCACCCATCACATTGACTGTAGCTGGGGTAACCAATCCCAGGACCAGTGCCAGTAAGGTGCCAGATCCTTCCACCTCTGACACCGCTTCTCCACTCAGTCCTGATCCTCTGGGAGCACGACCCAAAAAATCCAAGGAGCAGCTGGCGGAGTTAAAAGCCAGTTATCTGCGGAGGCAGTTTGCCACCGAGGCAGAAATCTCTCGGTTAATGAAAGTCACTAACCTCACCAAAAGAGCAATAAAGAAGTGGTTCAGCGACACCCGCTATAACCAGCGCAACTCAAAGGACCACCACGGCGTTGCCTTAAATGACATTGCAGTCAGCGCCAACAGCAATGAAGGCAGCTCTGCCATTGTGATTGACTCCAGCGACGAAGCCGGTGACTCCTCTCCCACAACGCAAGGGCCCATCTATGATCCACGAATCAAGTTCCGCCATGCCTTTCCTGACTTCACGCCTCAGAAGTTCAAGGAAAAGACTCCGGAGCAGCTTCTACTTTTGGAGGCCAGCTACCAGAAGTCTGACAAGCCTAGCGATGAGGAGCTGAGTAGGCTGAGGATGGAGACTAAACTGACTAGGCGAGAGGTGGATGCCTGGTTCTCCGAGAGGAGAAAAATGCCAGCGGATTTGAAAGATGGAACAGAGGAGGCAAAGGGTGACCGGGTCAAAGGACCTTCCTCTGGGCAGGAGCCTCAGACTCTGCCCAGCGGCcgaaaaataatgaagaaaacCCCAGAGCAGCTCCATATCCTGAAAAGCGCCTTTGTTCGTACCCAGTGGCCCTCCGCTGAAGAGTACGATAAGATGGCAGAGGAGAGCGGGTTACCCCGAACCTACATTGTTAACTGGTTTGGAGATACACGTTATGCATGCAAAAACAGCAACCTGAAGTGGTACTACTTGTACCAGAGTGGAAAAGGTGATGTGACAATGAACGGAGGTGGACTAAAGAAAAAGCCACGGAAACGATTTCGAGGTTGGTCAAGGAGGACGAGGCGGCCGTACCCCTGCAAACAGACACCCCCTGCTATTAAAGTCAAGACAGGTAAAGATATTTTAAAGGAGCACTACCTCAAGAATAACGTCTTAAATGAGAAAGATTTGGATGAACTGGTGGCCAAGTCCAGTATGAGCTATGAGCAGGTGCGAGACTGGTTTGCAGAGATTAGCAGGAGGGAAGAAAATGGCCTTGACCCCTTCAGCGATGTAGAAAAGCAGACACATGTTGAGGGTGAGGGTGAGATGGAAGTGAAAGAGCAAGGGGGGGATGTCGCTAACGAAGAACATAAAGATAATGAGGACAACAGTGATGAggatgaaaacaataacaacaacaaggaTGAAGATGAAATCAATGACAGTGAAACCAGGGAAGAGCCTCAAtgtatcaaccaatcacagccaGAAGCAGAGGAGCAGTGA
- the LOC105028045 gene encoding zinc fingers and homeoboxes protein 2-like yields the protein MSSRRKSSTPCMIRVSDVMEQDISEQMDVSTDHMNRSGSSESLESQDQRLQDTRKETGSEIEAHVPAGADPVAKRRQHVGYECKYCPFFTQNLNEFKEHVDSSHPNVILNPLYLCAVCNFSTNKFDSLTDHNESQHPGETNFKFKRVKGNNQTILEQTIEGKTNSVACDTADGLGGNGFVTFPLSKPTTGKLSNRIMDNIQSLYQENNLVNQLENIIPKEQITSVNINGTMIIPDPPIIQGLSYVMPLLQRPPNFTSLPKIAVPLNSTKYNHSLDNNVTLMTSFNKFPYPTHAELSWLTAESKHTEDQIKVWFTTQRLKQGITWSPEEVEEARKKMFNGSIPPMHQTFTVLPTPVSQPAKATQPLIQSSFGQPGLVLTSIANGSSMTCAPVAVTVASYVQALKRPLMTTSFAPGLKRSMAAPAEDPKEKILMAPPPVPPKERLPMAPPPVPPEIKRSVASPIITSEIKRSSAAPLMAPQGKVPMANSLVISKNMLPVASSQVFPEMKRPIVTPQFKSYMLPPPLLPSKDKLPISHSLLAPDLKLPISPSLIVPQVRRPTIIQSVRTPLKGPCQLPCLSLDGKKSKVDTELNSGYIRERLSDDKVLTPLGEANGVPRGNAHNSILQSNNELAMKPEQQKSVPTQFPLLERMKGKTSEQLKILEENFQRNSFPTHNDIDSLVTTTQLSREEIDSWFVERRALRDNLEKALLNSIGSKRIHFDKPQQHGPANGVHKQVDHPRTSPLPIVAPNTTCSVPLDSKSLGLLKDVFAQTLWPSPEEYIQLEAQTGLARTEIVRWFKENRSALKNGTLEWMELFHKLNSGGQNGHGALLSTENTFSIIQRCQDVQAAKVEDIGRLMEQGSLSSQEIKDWFASKLRQNTSDITRIGGENGGSREGFGSWMEETRVMDARMGAQDLVLDKDRGIEDSSGRVTG from the coding sequence ATGTCCAGTCGCAGGAAGTCATCCACCCCATGCATGATCCGGGTTAGTGACGTGATGGAGCAGGATATCTCTGAACAAATGGATGTGTCCACTGATCATATGAACAGAAGTGGGTCTTCAGAGTCTTTGGAAAGTCAAGACCAGCGGTTACAAGACACTAGAAAAGAGACAGGAAGTGAGATTGAGGCACATGTCCCGGCGGGAGCTGACCCTGTGGCTAAGCGGAGGCAGCATGTAGGTTATGAGTGCAAATACTGTCCCTTCTTCACACAGAACCTGAACGAATTCAAAGAGCATGTTGACTCCAGTCACCCCAATGTCATACTTAATCCCCTCTACTTGTGTGCTGTATGCAATTTCAGCACCAATAAGTTTGACTCTCTGACAGACCACAATGAGAGCCAACACCCTGGGGAGACCAACTTTAAGTTCAAAAGGGTAAAAGGCAATAACCAGACGATCTTGGAGCAGACAATCGAAGGCAAGACCAATTCAGTTGCTTGTGATACTGCAGATGGACTTGGTGGGAACGGCTTTGTTACATTTCCTTTGAGCAAACCAACCACGGGAAAGTTAAGCAATCGAATTATGGACAACATACAGTCCCTCTACCAAGAGAATAATTTGGTGAACCAGTTGGAAAACATAATCCCAAAAGAACAAATTACATCTGTAAACATAAATGGCACAATGATCATACCTGATCCACCCATTATTCAAGGACTCTCGTATGTAATGCCATTGCTCCAACGACCACCCAACTTCACGTCTTTACCAAAAATTGCTGTTCCTTTGAACTCCACCAAATATAATCATTCACTGGACAATAACGTAACCCTGATGACGTCTTTCAATAAATTCCCTTACCCAACCCATGCTGAACTGTCTTGGCTCACTGCTGAGTCCAAACACACAGAGGATCAAATAAAGGTGTGGTTCACTACCCAACGGCTAAAACAAGGCATCACCTGGTCACCAGAGGAAGTGGAGGAAGccagaaagaaaatgttcaaTGGCTCCATCCCACCCATGCATCAGACCTTCACCGTTCTGCCAACCCCGGTCTCTCAGCCTGCCAAAGCCACCCAGCCACTTATTCAGAGTAGCTTTGGGCAGCCTGGTCTAGTGCTGACAAGTATTGCTAATGGGTCATCCATGACCTGTGCTCCTGTTGCTGTGACTGTAGCCAGTTATGTACAAGCTCTTAAGCGACCATTGATGACTACTTCATTTGCCCCAGGATTAAAACGCTCCATGGCGGCCCCTGCAGAAGACCCAAAAGAAAAGATACTAATGGCCCCTCCACCAGTTCCTCCAAAGGAACGGCTTCCCATGGCCCCACCCCCAGTGCCCCCTGAAATTAAGCGATCTGTAGCTTCTCCTATTATCACCTCTGAAATTAAGAGGTCTTCAGCAGCACCTCTCATGGCACCTCAAGGAAAAGTTCCCATGGCAAATTCCCTTGTTATCTCCAAAAACATGCTGCCAGTGGCATCTTCTCAAGTCTTCCCTGAGATGAAGAGACCTATTGTCACTCCTCAATTCAAGAGTTATATGCTGCCTCCTCCTTTATTACCTTCCAAAGACAAGCTTCCAATCAGCCACTCTCTCTTGGCTCCAGACTTAAAGTTACCAATCTCACCTTCTCTGATTGTACCTCAAGTGAGGAGGCCAACAATAATCCAGTCAGTACGGACTCCCCTCAAGGGCCCATGCCAGCTCCCTTGCCTTTCCCTAGATGGCAAGAAAAGTAAAGTGGATACAGAGCTGAATTCCGGATATATCAGAGAACGGCTTTCAGATGACAAAGTGCTTACCCCTCTCGGGGAAGCCAATGGTGTGCCTCGTGGGAATGCACACAACAGCATTCTGCAGTCAAACAATGAGCTTGCAATGAAACCAGAACAGCAAAAATCTGTTCCTACTCAATTTCCACTCTTGGAGAGAATGAAAGGGAAGACTTCTGAGCAGCTTAAGATTTTAGAAGAGAACTTCCAGAGAAACAGCTTTCCAACCCACAATGACATTGACAGTCTTGTAACTACTACGCAACTGTCAAGGGAGGAAATTGACAGCTGGTTTGTAGAGCGACGGGCACTGCGTGACAACCTAGAAAAAGCTCTTTTAAACTCGATTGGTTCAAAGAGAATACATTTCGATAAGCCGCAACAACACGGACCAGCTAATGGTGTGCACAAACAGGTTGACCATCCAAGAACATCTCCCCTTCCCATCGTTGCCCCCAACACCACTTGCTCAGTACCTCTAGACAGCAAATCATTGGGGCTACTCAAGGATGTGTTTGCACAAACTCTATGGCCTTCCCCTGAAGAATACATTCAGCTTGAGGCCCAGACAGGGCTGGCTCGCACAGAAATTGTGCGCTGGTTTAAGGAAAACCGGTCAGCCCTGAAGAATGGGACCTTGGAGTGGATGGAGCTTTTCCATAAACTGAACAGCGGCGGGCAAAATGGCCATGGGGCACTACTGAGCACGGAGAATACATTCAGCATTATCCAGCGCTGCCAGGACGTGCAGGCAGCCAAGGTAGAGGATATTGGGAGACTGATGGAGCAGGGCAGTCTCAGCAGCCAAGAAATCAAGGACTGGTTTGCCAGCAAATTAAGACAAAATACATCTGATATCACTCGGATTGGTGGCGAAAATGGAGGCTCCCGAGAAGGGTTTGGGAGCTGGATGGAGGAAACCAGGGTGATGGATGCTCGAATGGGTGCTCAGGACCTGGTCttggacaaagacagggggatAGAGGATTCTTCTGGAAGGGTTACTGGCTAA